DNA from Serinibacter salmoneus:
GCGGACTGCTGCTCGTGCTCGATCCGGGACCAGAGCGCGGCGAACGCGGCGTCATCGGCGCCGATCGCCCGCGCCGTCGACTCTCCTTCTGGCGCTGGATCCAGGTCGCGTAGCAACTCCATCGCGTCAGTCATGGTGCACCTCCCGTGAGTCGGGCACCTCATCGGGTGCCTCCTGCATGGACTTCTCGAGTCGAGCGCGAGCCCGGTGCAGCCGCACCGCGAAGGTTCCGCCGGAGATGCCGAGCACCGCACCGGCCTGGTCGTTGGTCAGACCGTCCCAGGCGATGAGAGTGAGCACCTCCCGGGCGTCCTCTGGGAGCGTGCCCCAGGCGTCGGAGAGTGCCAGACGCCGGGCGGGATCGCCGTCGTGCACCGCCTCGGACCGGGCCTCGTGGCCCAGGGTGGCGAGCATCTCGCGTTGCCTGTCCCCGGCACGCAGCGCGGTCCCGATGTGGTTGCGGACGGTGGCGAGCAGCCACGGCAAGGCGTCCTGAGGGACGTCCTCGCGCCGTCTCCAGGCCACGAGGAAGGTCTCGCTGGTGAGGTCCTCGGCCGGCAACCACGGCGTCCGCCGCTGGACGTAACGCTGCACGGCGTCGGCGTGTGTGCGCCACAGGTCCCGCAGCCACTCCCGGTCGCGCGTTGTCTCTGTCGTCATCCTCGACCTCCTCACCCCGTCTCTTGCGTCAGGGCGGCCAGGATTACAGGTCGGATCCGATCCCTGCCGAGAAAGCAGAACGCGCCCCCGCCGAGGTGGCGGGGGCGCGTCGCGCGGAGCGGGGTGGCGTCAGGCGCCGACCACCTGCGCCTTGATGCGGTCGAACTCCTCCTGGGTGATGGTCCCGGAGTCCAGCAGCTGCTTGGCGGCGGCGAGCTCGGTGGCGCTGCCCTGGCGGGCGCTGTTGCGGATGTACTCCTGGGTCGCGGCCTGGGCCTCCTGCGCGGCGGCGAGGCGGCGCTCGTTCATGCCACGGCCACGCGCGATCAGGTAGATCAGCGCGCCGAGGATCGGGAAGACGATCAGCAGGACGATCCACAGCGCCTTGCCCCAGCCGCCCATCTTCTTGTCGGAGAAGAGGTCGACGATGATCTGGAACAGCACCATCAGGAACGCGATGAGGATGAAGATCTGGAGAGTGAGCAGCAGGAAGTGCCAGAACTCGGTCATGAGGGGGGTCCTAACGAACATGGGGGATCTACCAGGCGA
Protein-coding regions in this window:
- a CDS encoding SHOCT domain-containing protein; this encodes MTEFWHFLLLTLQIFILIAFLMVLFQIIVDLFSDKKMGGWGKALWIVLLIVFPILGALIYLIARGRGMNERRLAAAQEAQAATQEYIRNSARQGSATELAAAKQLLDSGTITQEEFDRIKAQVVGA
- a CDS encoding RNA polymerase sigma factor, with protein sequence MTTETTRDREWLRDLWRTHADAVQRYVQRRTPWLPAEDLTSETFLVAWRRREDVPQDALPWLLATVRNHIGTALRAGDRQREMLATLGHEARSEAVHDGDPARRLALSDAWGTLPEDAREVLTLIAWDGLTNDQAGAVLGISGGTFAVRLHRARARLEKSMQEAPDEVPDSREVHHD